The genomic stretch AGGACAGCCTTGGCGCGGTGCATACACGATGAGTCCGTCAATACGCTCGGAACGGAAGTATCTTGAGATCCTGCGGATCCTTGCGGAATCGCACGAGCCCCTGGGCGCAAAACGGCTGAGCGAGAAGATGGCCGAGAGGGGTTTCGTCCTGAGCGACCGCGCCGTCCAGTACTACCTCCAGTACCTCGATGAGATGGGGTTTACGGAGAAGGCCGGGAACCGTGGCCGCCTCCTCACCGAGGCCGGGATTGCCGAGAGCGAGAGCGCGCTCGTCGATCAAAGGCTCGGCTTCATCATATCGAGGCTCGAACAGCTCGCCTTCCGGAGCACCTTCGATCCCCTGACCGCTACGGGGAGCGTCGCCTACAACCTCTCCTTCGTGCGGGAAGAGGATCTCCAGGCCGTCACAGCAGCCTTCGACGAGGTGGCGGCGGCGGGTTACGGGTTCCTCTCCGCCTACCGGGTCGTCGACTCCGACCCCCGCATACCCGACGGCCACGCCGGGATCATGACGGCCTGCAGCGTCACGCTGGACGGTGTCCTCCAGAAGATGGGTATCCCGACAAGGCTCGAGTACGCGGGGAGGCTTGCCGTCGATGAGGACGGCTCCGCCGGATTCCTCGATCTCATCGGCTACCGCGGGACCTCGGTCGACCCGCTCCACCTCTTCATATCCGCCCGGCTCACCTCGATCAACCGGCTGGTG from Methanoculleus chikugoensis encodes the following:
- a CDS encoding DUF128 domain-containing protein, which translates into the protein MSPSIRSERKYLEILRILAESHEPLGAKRLSEKMAERGFVLSDRAVQYYLQYLDEMGFTEKAGNRGRLLTEAGIAESESALVDQRLGFIISRLEQLAFRSTFDPLTATGSVAYNLSFVREEDLQAVTAAFDEVAAAGYGFLSAYRVVDSDPRIPDGHAGIMTACSVTLDGVLQKMGIPTRLEYAGRLAVDEDGSAGFLDLIGYRGTSVDPLHLFISARLTSINRLVTTRAGVALANVRAVPAAARHRVETTVGLMEECGFTFPAGGGIGEFNLPKHPYRLPVVAFSGMNMVGNAVEKGYAIKTEIGAGTIPFGKIADATAR